Sequence from the Streptomyces sp. R33 genome:
CCAAATGAAACGATGTCTTCGAAGAAAGAATGTCCTCGGGATCTTCGTCAGCGTCCAGAAATACCGGCACGATCAGGGTGGCCACCTTGCCCTCTCCGGGCTTTTGGCGGAGGGCGCGGCCGATGGCCTGGACGATGTCGACGGCCGACCCCTTGGGGTCGATCAGGGCCACACTGTCCACGGCTCGAATATCGACGCCTTCGCCCAAAACGCGGCAATTTGAGAGCACGGCGCGGCCGGCGCGGCGGCCGAAGTCCGCGAGCACGTCGGCCCGGTGTTCGGCCTCGTGCTGGCCGCGCAGCCACCCCGTCCACAGCTTCGCGGGGTGGCCCTCCGTGAAGTCGATGGCCTCACGCCAGGGCAGCCCGCCGATCGTGCCCATGACGGGACTCTGTAGGGGGCTGGGGCCCGGCTGCCGGCTACCGGCCTGCCTCCACGTGGTCCCGGCGCGCTTGGAGACCTGGTCGATGGAGGCGCCGGTGATACCCGCGACGTACTGGACGTTCAGGCACCGGCGACCGGCGTGCATGCGAGTGGGTAGCGGGTGGCCGGCGGCGAGGAGCCCGTCGACGTACGAATGCAACGCGGCCAGGGAGGCGGGGGTGCCGACGTTGCTGTTTGCCGCGGCGCTGAGCTGGCGGCGCACGGCGGCCGCAGTCAGGATGTCCTCGGCGTAGTCATCGACCATCCTTCTCCCCGCCCTGGGTGCTTGTCGCGGGCGGCAGGTAGTCATCGACGCCGTGGACGTCCCAGGGTGGTCTGCCGACGCCCAGGGGGCTGGGGCCAAGGCCGTCGAACACCCACAGCCGGGTCAGCGCGATGAGCGCCTTGTGTACGGTGTTGCGGGCGGTTCCGTTTTCCAGCAGGAAACTTCCGTACCTATCCAGTGTCTTGCTGTCGCACGAGCGCAGCGATCCTAGGCCCCGTGCGTGCATCCAGATGGCCAGCCGTCTCCAGTTCCACGCGGTCTGGTGTCGAGCGGGCAAGCGGTCCTCCGGGTGGTGGTACTCCACCGCGGACACCTTGCCCTGGCTCGGGGCCGGTCCGTCCGACATGCCCGGAAGGCAATCGATCACGACACACACGCGCCCGAGCAGGTCGCGGACGGTCCAGGGGCGAGCTGGGAGCTCTCCTTCGGTCTCGGACCGTCCTGACACGGCATCATTGAGCGCTTCGCAGGCCCGGCGAAACGCTTCAACCACACGGTCACGACGGTGACGTTGCCAACTGAACGGCATGGCCCCGGCCGACATGATGCTGACCTCAGCATGCGGGATGCTCCACCACGCAGACTCTCCACGGAACAGGCCCGCGACCCCTCCCAGTCCCAGGTGTCGTAGTACGCGGGCACCTCTGCGGGCGGCGCCTTGGCGGGAAGGTGACCGCCATGAACGTCATCAGCGGCGACGTCGACGTGACAGCGATGCGCTCGAGTACCCCAGACATCTGGATGAACGCACCGCAGTCCTCGGTGGCTTCGATAGCGCTACGGGCACGGCCGCACCGTGCCAGGGTGAAGCCGCCCCAGACCGAGAGGGCGCCGCGCGGACCGTTGGCGTCGACGCGGTCCGGTGGTCGGTCAGGCGAGGTCGGGGAGGGGGCGCCGGGCGACCTCGTGGGCGTCGTCCGGCGGGACGCCCAGCATGCGCAGGACCATCTCGGCGAGGTTCACCGCGGCGTCATCGCCGTCCACGTCGGGGCGGGCGAATCTCAGCTCTACCAGGGACAGCAGGGTTCCACCCAGTGCGGACAGGGCCACTATCGGGTCGACGGCGGTGAAGCGGCCGGAGGCCATGCCGACCTCGACGTCCCGGCGGGCCCGTCGGGCCAGGCCGTTGTCCGAGTGGATGTGGCCCAGGCCGCGACGGCGCAGCACCTGCATCAACTCCGGGTGCGACTCGGCCATGCGGGCGCTGAGCCGGAAGCCCGTCGCGACGAGCTCCGCGGGGTCGTCGATGCCGGCCAGGCGCTCGTCGAAGGTCTGGCCGAACTCCTCCAGCGCGTCCTGCACCGCGGCCTCGAACAGCTCCGTCTTGGAGTCGAAGTGGTTGTAGAACGAGCCGAAGCCGACGTCTGCGCGCTCGGCGATCACCTGGATGCTGACGCTGGTGTCCCCGGTCTCGGCGAGTATCTGGCGGGCCGCGCGGACGAGAGCTCCGCGGGTCTCGGCGCGACGCCGCTCGAATCGGTTGCTGGGCCGGGCTGACGTAGGCATACGCAGAGTCTAACCGTGGAGACGATGATGATCGCAGTCCTGATGAATTCATCATCTCCTGCCGCGAACACCTTGACGATAGAACTCTCACACTTGATGATTTCCTCATTACGGCAATGTCGCTTGGAGGACACCATGTCCGAAACCCGCGTCAACGCAGTCGGCGTCCCGGACGTCAGGACGGCCCATCAGGACCTCCACAGCGCGCAGGGCGCCCTGCGCGGCGAACATCCCGGGCGCTCCCGCAACCCCCTGATCAAGGTGGCCGACCTGGCATGGCTGGAGTTCGAGAAGCGCGACCTGGACCGGGCCGAGGTCTTCGCCCGGGACTTCGGCTTCGGTATCGCCGCCCGGAGCGAGAGCGAGCTGTGGCTGCGGGGCACCTTCGCCGGCTCGCCGTGCATGGTGATCCGGCGCGGCCGGACCTCCCATTTCATCGGCCCGGCGTTCCGCGCCGCCGAGCGGGCCGACCTGGACCGGCTGGCCCGAGCCACGGGCGCGTCCGTACGGGACGCGGACGTGCCCGGCGGCGGCAAGGCGGTCGACCTGATCGACCCCTCCGGCTTCCCAGTCCGGGTCGTGCACTGCGGTCAGGAACTTCCGGCGCTGCCCGAGCAGCAGCCGCTTCTGCTCAACTTCGGCACCGATCACCGTCGCACGAACGTCACCCAGCGCCCGCCGCGTGAACCCTCCCGCATCCAGCGCCTGGGCCATGTGGTCCTGGAGACAAGGGTGTTCGGGCGCGCCCTGGACTGGTACCTGGACACCCTCGGGATGATCGTGTCCGACTTCCTGTTCCTGGACGGCCAGCGCGGCCGTGGCCCGACGATGGCGTTCATCCGCTGTGACCAGGGCAGCCGGGCCGTTGACCACCACACGCTGGCCATGCACCTGGGCCCGGGCAACGGCTACGTCCACTCCGCCTACCAGGTGACCGACCTCGACTCGATCGCCGCAGGCGGCGAGTACCTGGCCGAGCGCGGCTACCAGCGCAGCTGGGGCATCGGCCGGCACATCCAGGGCAGCCAGCTCTTCGACTACTGGCGCGACCCCGACCGTTTCATGCTGGAGCACTTCGCAGACGGCGACCTGTTCTCCTGCGACCTGGAGCCCGGCTGGGCACCCATGTCGACCACCGGCCTCGCCCAGTGGGGACCTCCTGCCACCCGTGACTTCCTCGGCGCGAGCCCCTCCCCGCAGCGGGTCCGTGACGTCATCGAAGCCCTGCGAGGCGACAACGAGATGGACCCGGCACGCCTGCTGGGCCTGCTCAAAGCCGCCAAGTCCTGAAACCCAACCCCCTCACGAAGGTACTGATATGAGCACCAACGTCCTGCGCACCGCCGACGGATGGTGGGTCCTCCGCGGCGACCGGGCCGTCCCCGTCGACACCAAGGCCGCGACCACCGCCGAGCTGATCGCCGACCGGGCGGCCGTGCGCGAGGCCGCCCTCTCCGGGGAGGCGGGCACGCCCGTCGCCGACCTGGTCGCCCTCTCGCCGGTGACCACTCCCTGCCGGGTGGTCGCACAGATGGTCAACTACCGCAGCCACGCCCGCGACTCGGGCTTCACCGGCGACATTCCGCCCGCCTTTTTCCGCAAGGCGTCCGGGTCGGTGAGTGGCCCGGGTGAGGCGATCGTCCGCCCGTCGCACGTGAAGTTCCTCGACTACGAGATCGAGCTCGGGCTCGTCATGGGCGCACCCCTGCCCGTCGGCACTGTGGTCGAGGAGCGTGACCTGCCGTCGTATGTCGCCGGGCTGGTGATCACGAACGACGTAAGCGCCCGTGAGGTGCAGCTGACCAAGACGCAGTTCTACGAGAGCAAGTCGTACCCGACCTTCACACCGGCCGGGCCCTACCTGGCGTTGCTGGAGCCCGAGGACTTCGCCCGTTTCCTCGATCTGAGGCTGCGGCTGTCGGTCAACGGCGAGCTGCGTCAGGACCGCACCCTCGCCGACATGATCGTCCGCCCGGCACAGGCGCTGACCTTGCTGGCCCGCTTCCAGACCCTCGACCCCGGCGACCTGCTGCTCACCGGGACCCCCGGCGGCACGGCCCTCAAGGCCCCGCCCAAGGCCGTCGAGAAGATCGGCGCGCTGCTGCCGCCCGCCGTGAAGTGGAAGGCGTTCTTCAAGAGCCAGGCCCGTAACCCGCACTACCTGCACACGGGTGACGTGATCACGGCGACGATCTCGACCGCGGACGGGCGGATCGACCTCGGCGAGCAGCGCACGCCCGTCACGGACGCGAAGTAGGACCCGAGGTGAGCCGCACATGACCGCCGACCAGGCCGGACCCCGGGACACCACACCCGCTCCCGCACCCGGGCCCGCGCAGACAGACCCCGCACCCGTCGTGATCATCGGCGCCGGGCCGGTGGGCGTGACCGCCGCCCTCCTCCTCGCCCGGCGCGGTATCCGCACCCTCATCCTGGAACGCCACCGGGACGTCTACCCGCTCCCGCGTGCCGTCGCCACCGACGACGAGGTGCGCCGCATCCTCCAGGCCGCGGGCGTGGGCGAGGAGTTCGACGCGATCGCCCGCCCCGCGAACGGACTTCGGCTGCTGGACGCCCGCCACCGGGTGATGGCCGAGTTCCGGCGCTCCGAGCACGGCCATCACGGCTACCCGCAGACCAGCATGTTCGACCAGCCCGAGCTGGAGCGACTGCTGCGCGACGCCCTCGCCCGCAGCCCGGAGTGCGAACTGCGGGGTGGTGTCGAGGTCACCGGCGTCGTCAGGGACCCGGCCGGCCCCGTTCGGGTGACCTACCGTGACGACGACGGCGAGCATCATCTGTGGGCCGAGGCGGTCCTCGGCTGCGATGGCGCGGGCAGCCTCACCCGCGACGCGATAGGCGCCGCATGGGAGGACCTGCGGTTCGAGGAACGCTGGACCGTCATCGACGTCCGCACGAAGGCCGACGTCCGCTGCTGGGAAGGCGTCGACCAGGTCTGCGACCCGCACCGGCCGGCGACGTTCATGCGCGTCGGTGAGGACCGCTACCGCTGGGAGTTCCGGCTGCAAGACGGGCAGCAACCGGTCCGCGAACTGATCGCCCCGTGGCTGTCGCCCTCGTACGACGGGGACTTCGAAGTCGTACGGGAGACGCAGTACACCTTCCGGGCGCGGGTGGCCGACCGGTGGCGCAGCGGACGGGTCTTCCTCCTCGGCGACGCCGCCCACCTCACCCCGCCGTTCATCGGGCAGGGACTCTGCTCGGGCCTGCGGGACGCCCACAACCTCACCTGGAAGCTCGCCCGAGTCCTCCAGCAGGGCGGCGACGAGCGGCTGCTGGACACCTACGAGAGCGAGCGCAAGCCACACGCGCGGCACGCGATCCGGCTCGCGGTCGCCATGGGCTGGGCCATGACCGGCGGCCAGGACGGCGCCGCCGCACTGCGCCGCAGGATCCTGGCCGCGGCCTGCCGCATACCCGGCCTCTCGGCGGCGGCGGGCCGCGACCTCAGCCCACCCCTAGCCGCCGGGCCCCTCGTCCGGCGCCGTATGCGCAGGAGCCTCGTGGGCACCCACTGCCCGCAACCGTGGGTGGTGGGACTCGACGGCCGGCGCTCCCGTCTCGACGAACTGCTCGGCGACACCTTCAGCGTCCTGACCGCCGCCGAACCCTGGCCCTTGCTGCGCGCCCTCGCCCACGGGCTCGGCGTCCCGGCGATCCCCGTCACCGACCTCGGTGACGACGGCACCCTCACCGCCTGGCTGCGCGCCGGCCGGGCGGACGCCGTCCTGCTCCGCCCCGACCGCGTCGTCATGGACATCGTCCCAGCCGGGGGCCACGGCTTCACGGACACCGCCGCCTGGGCCTCTCTCCTGCACACCACGCGCAGCCCCCACCCTTCCCCACGGACCGTCGAGAAAAGCCTGCTGAGGAGCGCCACACGATGACCAGGCCGTACCCGGAACCCTTCACGACGCCCGATCCGCAGGCCGTCGCCGACAGCCGCATCATGGACTTCGCCCGCCGCGCCGGCGTGGACGGCACCGACTACGCCGCCCTGCACCACTGGTCGGTCACCGACCTGGAAGGCTTCTGGGGCGCGGTGTGGGAGTACTTCGACATCGACGCGGACTCCCCGTACGACCAGGTGCTGGCCGAGGAGCGGATGCCGGGCGCCCGCTGGTTCCCGGGCGCCACCCTCAACTACACCCACCACGCTCTGCGCAACCTCACCGACGACACCGTGGCGATCATCGCCCTCGACGAGACCGGCTCCAGCCACGAGGTGACCGGCAACCGGCTGCGCGCACAGGTCGCTTCCGTCGCCGCCACCCTGCGCGACCTGGGCGTCGGCAAGGGGGACCGGGTCGTCGGCTACCTCCCCAACACCCCGCACGCAATCGTCGCGTTTCTCGCCGCCGCGAGCCTGGGCGCGGTGTGGTCGGTCTGCGGGCAGGACTACGCCCCCAAGGCCGCCGCCGACCGCTTCGCCCAGCTCGAACCCACCGTCCTGATCTCCGCCAACGGCTACCTCTTCAACGGCATCACCCACGACCGCCG
This genomic interval carries:
- a CDS encoding bifunctional 3-(3-hydroxy-phenyl)propionate/3-hydroxycinnamic acid hydroxylase; protein product: MTADQAGPRDTTPAPAPGPAQTDPAPVVIIGAGPVGVTAALLLARRGIRTLILERHRDVYPLPRAVATDDEVRRILQAAGVGEEFDAIARPANGLRLLDARHRVMAEFRRSEHGHHGYPQTSMFDQPELERLLRDALARSPECELRGGVEVTGVVRDPAGPVRVTYRDDDGEHHLWAEAVLGCDGAGSLTRDAIGAAWEDLRFEERWTVIDVRTKADVRCWEGVDQVCDPHRPATFMRVGEDRYRWEFRLQDGQQPVRELIAPWLSPSYDGDFEVVRETQYTFRARVADRWRSGRVFLLGDAAHLTPPFIGQGLCSGLRDAHNLTWKLARVLQQGGDERLLDTYESERKPHARHAIRLAVAMGWAMTGGQDGAAALRRRILAAACRIPGLSAAAGRDLSPPLAAGPLVRRRMRRSLVGTHCPQPWVVGLDGRRSRLDELLGDTFSVLTAAEPWPLLRALAHGLGVPAIPVTDLGDDGTLTAWLRAGRADAVLLRPDRVVMDIVPAGGHGFTDTAAWASLLHTTRSPHPSPRTVEKSLLRSATR
- a CDS encoding fumarylacetoacetate hydrolase family protein; translated protein: MSTNVLRTADGWWVLRGDRAVPVDTKAATTAELIADRAAVREAALSGEAGTPVADLVALSPVTTPCRVVAQMVNYRSHARDSGFTGDIPPAFFRKASGSVSGPGEAIVRPSHVKFLDYEIELGLVMGAPLPVGTVVEERDLPSYVAGLVITNDVSAREVQLTKTQFYESKSYPTFTPAGPYLALLEPEDFARFLDLRLRLSVNGELRQDRTLADMIVRPAQALTLLARFQTLDPGDLLLTGTPGGTALKAPPKAVEKIGALLPPAVKWKAFFKSQARNPHYLHTGDVITATISTADGRIDLGEQRTPVTDAK
- a CDS encoding TetR/AcrR family transcriptional regulator, encoding MPTSARPSNRFERRRAETRGALVRAARQILAETGDTSVSIQVIAERADVGFGSFYNHFDSKTELFEAAVQDALEEFGQTFDERLAGIDDPAELVATGFRLSARMAESHPELMQVLRRRGLGHIHSDNGLARRARRDVEVGMASGRFTAVDPIVALSALGGTLLSLVELRFARPDVDGDDAAVNLAEMVLRMLGVPPDDAHEVARRPLPDLA
- a CDS encoding VOC family protein is translated as MSETRVNAVGVPDVRTAHQDLHSAQGALRGEHPGRSRNPLIKVADLAWLEFEKRDLDRAEVFARDFGFGIAARSESELWLRGTFAGSPCMVIRRGRTSHFIGPAFRAAERADLDRLARATGASVRDADVPGGGKAVDLIDPSGFPVRVVHCGQELPALPEQQPLLLNFGTDHRRTNVTQRPPREPSRIQRLGHVVLETRVFGRALDWYLDTLGMIVSDFLFLDGQRGRGPTMAFIRCDQGSRAVDHHTLAMHLGPGNGYVHSAYQVTDLDSIAAGGEYLAERGYQRSWGIGRHIQGSQLFDYWRDPDRFMLEHFADGDLFSCDLEPGWAPMSTTGLAQWGPPATRDFLGASPSPQRVRDVIEALRGDNEMDPARLLGLLKAAKS